The following are encoded together in the Prunus dulcis unplaced genomic scaffold, ALMONDv2, whole genome shotgun sequence genome:
- the LOC117613465 gene encoding uncharacterized protein LOC117613465, giving the protein MPQAFIPELAWFKVMLYVATQSSEDLFRMASVCPLFHTLANTPQVWNTISMAKYPDHPSWYHANPAVQHFLQQCRACDNPESIFREAFEVFFMQGNVEALYGMRIAATAGHMEAAYLVGLLGMSGIGQSKEDALEFLCSLNQRNNIDMKGTRDALRRRLSRVFSVARHIVDMFYYGKIKFNHCSACNNNEWCFVIQGWPTEEKINPAFWTCCNRCKWHRESIFWFKVMRVYVVPGNPYPYN; this is encoded by the coding sequence ATGCCCCAAGCCTTCATCCCGGAGTTAGCTTGGTTTAAAGTGATGTTATACGTGGCAACCCAATCATCGGAAGATCTCTTCCGTATGGCATCTGTGTGCCCATTGTTCCATACTTTGGCAAACACTCCACAAGTGTGGAACACCATTTCAATGGCAAAGTACCCAGACCATCCTAGCTGGTACCATGCCAATCCTGCGGTCCAGCATTTCTTGCAACAATGCAGGGCTTGCGATAACCCTGAGTCGATATTTAGAGAAGCATTCGAAGTGTTTTTCATGCAGGGTAACGTGGAAGCGTTGTATGGGATGCGCATTGCAGCCACGGCAGGCCATATGGAAGCGGCATATCTAGTTGGACTACTTGGCATGTCCGGAATTGGTCAATCAAAAGAGGATGCATTAGAATTCTTGTGTTCTTTGAATCAACGTAACAACATTGATATGAAAGGAACCAGGGATGCTTTGAGACGAAGATTAAGCCGAGTTTTCTCTGTTGCAAGACATATCGTAGATATGTTTTACTATGGGAAGATTAAGTTCAATCACTGCAGCGCTTGTAACAACAATGAATGGTGTTTTGTTATTCAAGGCTGGCCTACTGAAGAAAAGATAAATCCTGCTTTCTGGACTTGTTGCAATCGATGCAAATGGCACCGTGAGagtattttttggttcaaGGTGATGCGTGTGTATGTTGTGCCAGGGAATCCATACCCTTATAATTAG